A stretch of DNA from Candidatus Cetobacterium colombiensis:
AGAATTTTACTTCTCCTCTTTCAGTAACTAAGCCATATTTTATCTCTGTTCCTCCAATATCAATGGCTATTATATTCATTAAAATCTCCTACAAGTACTTTTTTCCAATTTCTTTTGCTTTTTCTATTTTTTCTTTTGATAGTTTTTTCATAGGTAATCTACAATAACCTATTGCATCTACCCCTTTTTCCTTTAAAATCTCTTTGATAGTTTGATATAAACCATTTGATAAAATAGCTTCTATTATATCATTTAAATATGTTTGTCTTTCTCTTGCTATTTGTAAGTCTCCAGATTTTGTTGCTTCAAAAACTTCTCTTGCTATTTTTCCAGTTACATTATATGTACTACCTATTGCTCCATCTACACCTAATGCTACTGCTGGTAATAACATCTCATCAAATCCCGCGTATATTAGTTTATTTGGAAATGCTTTTCTAACTCTTTCTAATAAGTAAAAATCACCTGCTGTAAATTTAATTCCTATTATTTTATCATGAGAAAGTAGTTCTCCAAATTGCTCTACGTTCATATTTACACCAGTTAAAAATGGAATTGAATATATTATCATATTATTGTTTGTTTCATTTACAATTGTCATATAGTAATTTTTAATCTCTTCAAAATCAAATTTATAATAGAATGGTGTTACTGCTGATAGTGAATCGTATCCTAATTCTGTTGCATATTTTCCTAATTCTACAGCTTCATATAAATTTATAGATCCCACTTGAGCAATTAATTTTACATCATTTTTCGCTTCATCTTTTACAATTTCAAATATTCTTTTTTTCATTTCTGTAGATATCATAAAGTTTTCTCCTGTACTTCCACCTACATACAATCCATCAACCTTCATTTGATCTATATTGTATCTTACAATATCTCTTGTTCCCTTTTCGTCTAAGTTTCCTTTTTCATCAAAAGAAATTAATAATGCTGAGTAAATACCTTTCATTTTTCCCTCCGAAGTCTATGTTATTTTAATAAATTTAAAGCCCATTCATATATTATATCCTCTAACCCGTTAATGTTCTCGTGACCAAAATCAGGGTAAATAATATGCTCTTTTTTACTTTTAATATTATTAAAAACTGCAAATTGAGTTGATGGTGGACAAACCTTATCTACTAATCCCGTTACCATTGTAACTTCTCCCACTATATTTTTTGCAAAATTTTTAACATCTATATAACTTAAAGTTTCAAATATTTTCTTCTCATTTTTATGTTGTGGATCATACCATCTAAAAAAATCTTTTAGTTCTTGATATGCAAAATCTCCTAAGTCTAAATCCCAAACTCTTTTAAAGTCTGAAAGATATGGATATATTGAAAATATTTTTGATACTCTTGGATCTAGTGCTCCTGATACTAAAGATATTGCTCCTCCTTGAGAGTATCCAAGAGTTACTACATTTTTTTTATCTATATTTTTCATTTCAAAAACTATATCTAACAATCTAATCGCATCTAAATAAAGATTTCTATAGTAAAGTTTTTTAGGTCCTTCCAATAAACCTCTTATTAAGTTTCCACTTCTAAAATATTCTTTTCCACTATTTCCCATTTGGTCTCTACAATCCATAGAAAAATATGCTATTCCAGAAGCTGGATAACTAAGCCTTTTGCTCCAATCTCCACCATTTCCTCCATATCCATGAAATTCTATAATTGCCGGAACTGGATTACAAATATTTTTCGGTAGTAACATTTTTACATAAATTTTTTCCCCATCAATTCCTTTAAAATTTAAATCATAACACTCACAAATAGGTGTATCAAATGCCGCAGAAGTTATTATAACCTCTGCAGCTTTTTCTCTTAATTCATCCAATGATTCTTTCCAAAATTCAATTAAATCTATAGGAGTTGGACTTATTCCTATATAATTTTTTAATTCATTTAAAGGTAAATCTACATTAGGCATATTTTATCAAGCTCCTAATATTAGATTTGGTACAAATAAAACAATCTGTGGAAAAATCGTTAATAAAACTAATGTTAATATAATCGGAACCAATAGTGGAATTACACCTCTGGTTATAGTACTAACTGGAATTTTTCCTACCCTAGAAACAACGAATAAAGCCATTCCCATTGGTGGAGTTAATATTCCAATCATAAGATTTAATGTACTTATAACTCCAAAGAATACTGGATCAATTCCGAACTGAACAACAACTGGAATTAACATTGGTAATACTAATACTTGTAAAGCTAGTGCTTCTATAAATGTCCCCAAAAATATAAGCAATAAGTTTATCATTACTAATACCATTAAAGGAGATTTTCCAAACGTTAAAAATAATTCAGCAATTTTCATTGAAATCTGCTCTCTTGCAATAACTTGTCCAAAGAAAGTTACTCCCATTATCATTAAAACCGTAACTCCACTAATTTTTATAGTTTCTATTACATCTTTTACAAAACCTTTTATAGTTAACTCTTTATATACAAAGAATCCTAATCCCATTGAATAACATGTTGCAATAACAGCCGCTTCTGTTGGAGTAAAATATCCAGAAAATATTCCGCCTATTATTATAAATGGAGTTAATAGTGCCCAAAATGATTCTTTAAAAGATATCCATCTTTCTTGCATTGTTGCTTTAGGTGCTCTTTTATATCCTCTTTTTTTACATATAAAATAGTTCATAATCATAAGTGCAAATGTTAAAATTATTCCTGGTACAAAACCACCTAAAAATAATCTAGCTATTGACTGGTCTGCAATAACTCCATATATAATCATTGTTATACTTGGTGGAACTAGTGGGCCTATTATACAAGAAGCTGCTGTTAATCCACCACATAAATCATCATCATATCCTTCATCTCTCATTGCTTTTATTTCTAATTGTCCTAATCCACCCGCATCCGCTAAAGCAGATCCTGACATTCCAGAGAAAATTAAACTTGCAAATATATTTACATGTCCCATTCCTCCCGTGTAATGTCCTAACAGTGCTTTAGCAAATCTAAATATTCTCTCTGTTATACCAGAGCTATTCATCAATACTCCAGTTAAAACAAAGAATGGAACACTCAGTAAACTAAAACTATCTAAACTATCTACTAAAAGAGAACCTACAAAATAAACTACATTCCAGTCAGTTAATGCGAAAAACATCAAAGTTGCAAAAACCAATGAAAATCCAACTGGTACACCTGTAAATATTAAAGCAAACCAAGATAAGAATGTCATTACTGTTACCATTCTCTGCTCACCTCACTCTCTTCTTGATTGTCAGTAATCTTTGGAGATATTATAAACTTTCCTTCTTTATATTCCTCTTTCAAAACTTGAAAAAATCTTATAAGCATTAAAGTTGCTATTAAAGGTAATGCTATATACATCCAACCAGCCGAGATTTTTAAGGCTATTAATTGAAATATTTTTTTTCTTAAAAATAATTTATATCCAATCTGAATCATTGCAACTAAAGATATAAATACAACTGATTGAATAAATGTATTTGCTATTTTTAATCCTTTTCCTGAAAATTTATTGTAT
This window harbors:
- a CDS encoding N-acetylneuraminate lyase codes for the protein MKGIYSALLISFDEKGNLDEKGTRDIVRYNIDQMKVDGLYVGGSTGENFMISTEMKKRIFEIVKDEAKNDVKLIAQVGSINLYEAVELGKYATELGYDSLSAVTPFYYKFDFEEIKNYYMTIVNETNNNMIIYSIPFLTGVNMNVEQFGELLSHDKIIGIKFTAGDFYLLERVRKAFPNKLIYAGFDEMLLPAVALGVDGAIGSTYNVTGKIAREVFEATKSGDLQIARERQTYLNDIIEAILSNGLYQTIKEILKEKGVDAIGYCRLPMKKLSKEKIEKAKEIGKKYL
- a CDS encoding acetylxylan esterase, encoding MPNVDLPLNELKNYIGISPTPIDLIEFWKESLDELREKAAEVIITSAAFDTPICECYDLNFKGIDGEKIYVKMLLPKNICNPVPAIIEFHGYGGNGGDWSKRLSYPASGIAYFSMDCRDQMGNSGKEYFRSGNLIRGLLEGPKKLYYRNLYLDAIRLLDIVFEMKNIDKKNVVTLGYSQGGAISLVSGALDPRVSKIFSIYPYLSDFKRVWDLDLGDFAYQELKDFFRWYDPQHKNEKKIFETLSYIDVKNFAKNIVGEVTMVTGLVDKVCPPSTQFAVFNNIKSKKEHIIYPDFGHENINGLEDIIYEWALNLLK